A window of Hevea brasiliensis isolate MT/VB/25A 57/8 chromosome 14, ASM3005281v1, whole genome shotgun sequence contains these coding sequences:
- the LOC131172754 gene encoding disease resistance protein RPV1-like codes for MEKKAIHGRWIPKRALMEVSNFAGWDLQEIKYEAKLVEGIVNDVLIKFSDMSKGDDSYDRNLIGIKLRVEEVERLLNEKQIVGIWGMGGIGKTTIAQEVFHRNKNKFDGHCFVENVRETMTKQSSNSVQVKIIQQLLRDKHVDSLNDSTRRRLKSKKVLIVFDDVEDRNHLKDLAGECDLYGEGSRIIITSRDSHVLNSDFSEKVIYEVEKLIDSQSMQLFSLHAFNQNLPKEKYLELSKKVTIYARGNPLALKVLGSHLFRRTIKEWESELEKLEGKSLKKIQDVLKTSYDGLEKNEQEIFLDIACFFKGEDKDEVERKLKAFGFYPESGIPRLIEKSLITISNNRVDMHDLLEQMGKDIVNEECKQPGGRSRLWNYEDIDHVLTTETVRTKLINEGTENVEAISLFSFGGVYFKRLKPSATAFAKMCNLRFIEVYAMSNRVLLPKNFEFCAQALRCLYWECYTLESLPLNFWPKNLVELHMRSSNLIQLWNGGDKPLGSLKLMDLSGCDDLIRIPNLSSIAPNLEIPNLSSIALNLEFLYLERCWSLVEIPSLQNLSKLTELHLSDCCKIKDCPEIPCNIRILKLDGTGIEQLPSSIKHLSQLVILFLDGCTALESLPSSIGNLKRLEELHLAECSRLVTIPSSIGELKCLEELHLAECSRLVTIPSSIGELKCLEKLFLPNCSNLASLPESIKQLSKLKLLILRSCERLKSLPGLPSCLELLNAIDCRSLESASISFNFLEHEDENEEAHKSEHENEEAHKSESEDCKFLDFSNCGKLNKKVMEDVFEAHLLGQKVTLLMAGGEVPERMRVKVDFICESGNRRERNAFNLFSDKVVAIWNGYVLLSFNGLRARFDEECFVKASFCNNADWYADLQEFMECGVHPIYSRDKKQK; via the exons GTATGAGGCCAAATTAGTTGAGGGAATTGTCAATGATGTTTTGATCAAATTTAGTGATATGTCTAAAGGTGATGATTCTTATGATCGCAACTTGATTGGAATTAAACTGCGTGTGGAAGAAGTGGAACGGTTGTTAAATGAGAAGCAGATTGTAGGAATTTGGGGGATGGGAGGCATTGGTAAAACAACTATTGCACAAGAAGTATTTCATCGAAACAAGAATAAATTTGATGGTCATTGTTTCGTTGAAAATGTTAGGGAAACAATGACAAAGCAATCATCAAATTCAGTGCAAGTCAAAATCATTCAACAATTATTAAGGGACAAACATGTAGACAGTTTGAATGATTCTACTAGGAGAAGGCTTAAGAGTAAGAAGGTATTGATTGTTTTTGATGATGTAGAAGATCGAAACCATTTAAAAGATTTAGCAGGAGAGTGTGATTTGTATGGTGAGGGAAGTAGAATCATCATAACTAGTAGAGATTCACACGTACTTAATTCTGATTTTTCAGAGAAAGTCATATATGAGGTTGAGAAGTTAATTGATTCTCAAAGTATGCAACTCTTTAGCTTGCATGCCTTCAACCAAAATCTTCCTAAGGAAAAATATTTGGAGCTATCAAAGAAGGTGACAATCTATGCTAGAGGCAATCCACTAGCTCTTAAAGTTTTGGGATCTCATTTATTTCGTAGGACGATAAAAGAATGGGAAAGTGAATTGGAAAAATTGGAAGGAAAATCTCTTAAGAAAATTCAAGATGTTTTGAAAACAAGTTATGATGGGCTAGAAAAGAATGAACAGGAAATATTTCTTGATATTGCATGTTTCTTCAAAGGGGAAGATAAAGATGAGGTTGAGAGAAAATTAAAAGCATTTggtttctatccagaaagtgGAATACCTCGTCTAATTGAGAAGTCTCTGATAACTATTTCAAACAATAGGGTAGATATGCATGACTTGCTAGAGCAAATGGGCAAGGATATTGTTAATGAGGAATGCAAACAGCCTGGCGGACGCAGCAGGTTGTGGAATTATGAAGATATTGATCATGTACTGACAACAGAGACGGTAAGGACCAAATTAATCAATGAA GGAACCGAAAATGTTGAGGCCATATCGCTTTTTTCTTTTGGGGGAGTTTATTTCAAGCGTTTGAAGCCAAGTGCCACGGCCTTTGCGAAGATGTGCAATCTTAGATTCATCGAAGTATATGCAATGTCGAACAGAGTGCTCCTTCCTAAGAACTTTGAATTTTGTGCACAAGCACTAAGATGTCTTTACTGGGAATGTTATACTCTGGAATCTTTGCCGTTAAATTTTTGGCCAAAGAATCTTGTAGAACTTCACATGCGTTCTAGCAATCTCATACAACTGTGGAATGGAGGAGATAAG CCTCTTGGAAGTTTGAAATTGATGGACCTTAGCGGCTGTGATGACCTGATCAGGATTCCGAACCTGTCTAGTATTGCCCCAAATCTCga GATTCCGAACCTGTCTAGTATTGCCCTGAATCTCGAGTTTTTATATTTGGAAAGATGTTGGAGTTTGGTTGAAATTCCCTCTCTTCAAAATCTGAGCAAGCTTACTGAACTTCATCTAAGTGATTGCTGCAAAATCAAAGATTGTCCAGAGATTCCGTGTAATATAAGGATTCTAAAATTAGACGGAACTGGAATAGAACAACTGCCCTCATCAATTAAGCATCTGTCTCAACTTGTCATATTGTTCTTGGATGGGTGTACAGCACTCGAGAGTCTTCCAAGCAGCATTGGCAATTTGAAACGTCTTGAAGAACTTCATCTAGCTGAATGTTCAAGACTCGTGACTATTCCAAGCAGCATAGGCGAGTTGAAATGTCTTGAAGAACTTCATCTAGCTGAATGTTCAAGACTCGTGACTATTCCAAGCAGCATAGGCGAGTTGAAATGTCTTGAAAAGTTATTTCTCCCGAATTGCTCAAATTTAGCAAGTCTTCCTGAAAGCATCAAACAACTTTCGAAGTTGAAACTGCTTATTTTAAGAAGTTGCGAGAGACTTAAAAGTTTACCAGGGCTTCCATCATGCTTAGAATTATTAAATGCAATTGATTGCCGCTCTCTGGAATCTGcatcaatttctttcaatttcttagaACATGAAGATGAAAATGAAGAAGCACATAAAAGTGAACATGAAAATGAAGAAGCACATAAAAGTGAATCTGAAGATTGCaaatttcttgattttagtaATTGCGGCAAATTGAATAAGAAAGTAATGGAGGATGTTTTTGAAGCGCACCTGTTGGGTCAGAAAGTTACATTATTGATGGCAGGAGGTGAAGTGCCAGAAAGGATGAG AGTTAAAGTGGATTTCATATGTGAATCTGGAAATAGGCGGGAACGTAATGCGTTCAACTTATTTAGCGATAAGGTCGTTGCGATTTGGAATGGTTATGTGTTGCTTTCATTCAATGGATTGAGGGCACGTTTTGATGAAGAGTGTTTCGTTAAGGCCTCATTTTGCAACAACGCCGACTGGTACGCGGATCTGCAGGAATTTATGGAGTGTGGGGTCCATCCTATATATAGTAGAGATAAAAAGCAGAAATGA
- the LOC131172755 gene encoding uncharacterized protein LOC131172755 yields the protein MLNRVNLGFYRSTIAAGTELEKPESVPTGLKSESIRKLAGRDVASGKDGLPCGSTSFSCFSRDATSNTKGEVDGNSSIKGETDQVSVGDLGIYNPPTSSYNYYYPEYNGSFTQLDDHGYFQADVSHMLITSGMQSDNGSLVYYLPGYNPYASGAVVGVDGQSVGQQAYFSSPGYLPHPVFYGSEAMPCYSWDSAYFSDVSNGNTCSQNGKYGSASTFAKSSGFNSMKSNDNTAGKSSKSTNTQAIRPLNKVSALCSDFSAGLSKGYHPVGNLPPFSIQKHGPFPHNCPMNYRQNGRIWNGNDRNKSGDRFYKNSDFETSNELTSGPRGSNKFPSLETAVKEDLGITVQRDQYNKPDFETK from the exons ATGCTAAATC GTGTTAACTTGGGCTTTTATCGGTCGACGATTGCCGCTGGAACAGAACTTGAGAAAC CTGAATCTGTTCCTACAGGATTGAAGTCGGAGTCCATTAGGAAATTGGCTGGGCGTGATGTG GCTTCTGGAAAAGATGGATTACCATGTGGCTCAACATCATTCAGTTGCTTTTCACGAGATGCTACTTCTAATACCAAAGGTGAAGTAGATGGTAATTCTAGTATCAAAGGGGAGACTGACCAAGTGTCTGTTGGAGACCTCGGTATTTACAATCCACCGACTAGTAGTTACAATTATTACTACCCAG AGTATAATGGATCCTTCACACAATTGGATGATCATGGTTATTTTCAAGCAGATGTATCTCATATG TTGATCACATCAGGGATGCAATCAGACAATGGATCACTAGTCTATTATTTACCTGGCTATAATCCATATGCTTCTGGGGCAGTGGTTGGGGTAGATGGGCAAAGTGTTGGTCAACAAGCATATTTTTCTTCACCTGGATACCTTCCACATCCTGTTTTCTATGGATCAGAAGCCATGCCTTGCTATTCATGGGATTCAGCATATTTTAGTGATGTCTCAAATGGCAATACTTGTTCTCAAAATGGAAAATATGGATCAGCTTCTACTTTTGCCAAGTCCAGTGGTTTTAACTCTATGAAGTCTAATGACAATACTGCTGGCAAATCCTCTAAATCTACAAATACACAAGCAATCAGACCTTTAAACAAG GTGTCTGCATTGTGTTCTGATTTCTCAGCAGGTCTCTCGAAAGGATACCATCCTGTAGGAAATTTGCCTCCTTTTTCTATCCAAAAACATGGTCCATTCCCACATAATTGTCCTATGAACTATAGACAGAACGGAAGGATATGGAATGGAAATGATAGAAATAAATCTGGAGACAGATTCTATAAAAACAGTgattttgaaacctcaaatgaacTAACTTCTGGTCCTAGGGGCTCTAACAAATTTCCTTCTCTGGAGACTGCTGTCAAGGAAGACTTGGGAATCACTGTACAAAGAGATCAGTATAACAAACCAGATTTTGAAACTAAGTAG
- the LOC131172533 gene encoding uncharacterized protein LOC131172533 gives MSEQSEFADRSGEKPSQQSQPGLAGNAGAVDQVHIEKGHAIGQHEEENQKVQKNKNKESQEGEQKAIMFEKFHSENPLLLNVCRTLFPDNHKYVWSGPRALVQREGSRRRSCIDAAIEILMK, from the exons ATGTCAGAGCAATCAGAGTTTGCTGATAGATCAGGAGAGAAGCCTAGTCAACAATCTCAGCCTGGACTAGCAGGGAATGCAGGTGCAGTGGACCAAGTGCATATCGAGAAGGGACATGCAATAGGGCAACATGAGGAAGAAAATCAAAAAGTTCAGAAAAATAAGAATAAG GAATCACAAGAAGGAGAGCAGAAGGCTATAATGTTTGAGAAGTTCCATTCTGAAAATCCTTTGCTTCTAAATGTGTGCAGAACTCTCTTCCCTGACAACCATAAATATGTCTGGAGTGGACCTCGCGCACTGGTTCAGCGTGAAGGTTCCCGTCGTAGAAGTTGTATTGATGCTGCTATTGAAATTTTGATGAAGTAG